A section of the Sphingomonas ginsenosidivorax genome encodes:
- a CDS encoding TonB-dependent receptor has product MTGIHRFKSVLAIGSALSASMLIVSVAHAQAAPETNAQKDARAPGDTTDTDTPPASPALPPEQPVAGAPGTIDAAAADASAPDIVVTGFRASLTSALGIKRNQTAAVDVIKAEDIAEFPDLNLAESLQRIPGVAITRVNGEGRSIAVRGLGPEYTRVRINGMEAIGTTGGTDNSGGVNRGRGFDFNIFSSDLFNSLAVRKTATADVEEGSLGGTVDLQIARPFDYRKPTAVVSAQASYNDLRKRATPKFSGLITASNPEKTFGVLLSVAYEERSVREEGANITRWTYGGFNGGFNAASTLPGKTLAQINDANPETALYHPRIPGLVSYDIFQKRLGAAGSVQFQPTSKTLLSIDALYSRLDGTRKESQLQAISFSRSGTGKPQTTIRTGVVDGDNNIISGTFDGVDLRTQARYDELTTDFYQVTATLDQKIGDSIKFGGVVGYADSKFSNPVQTTVTLDAANTNNFQYDFTTRFPLIRPGVDVSNPASFGFVNGTSEVRIRPQTVDNSFTNAKGFVEWTVSPALKLKAGADWRRFEYSSTEQRRLSGETVVTTLTPAQVAAATTLFSGFGKGLDVPGGTPTAFVVPDLAKFASLYGIYSNPLYATGGIENATARGSFITVREDDLGGWGMGEFNFADLGVPVRGDLGVRYVKTDQYSTGYASQGAAINLVAADRSYHRWLPSGNLVMDVTDKLLVRLASAKTLARAGISSITPGGSLNVSGGNRSFSSGNPDLKPTASTNYDASIEWYPTRGAIYAVSAFRKDIGSFVQTLSTGVPFSALGLPASLLTGTTASPTDVFIVSQPVNSSGGRLQGFEVNIQQPFSFLPGILSNFGVLANYTYVKSDIDYLISATSAATVTEPLIGLSKHAANGTLYFETEKFSIRGSVAYRSKYLTAVPGTEGNAYNGTNSTTNFDAQMSYNVTDSLKLSLEAVNLTDQVNDQFVDETNRLNVLTHSGRQFFLGARYSF; this is encoded by the coding sequence ATGACCGGCATTCATCGTTTCAAGTCCGTGCTCGCTATCGGCAGTGCGCTATCCGCATCGATGCTGATCGTGTCGGTCGCCCACGCGCAGGCGGCGCCCGAGACCAACGCGCAGAAGGACGCTCGCGCGCCCGGCGACACCACCGACACCGATACGCCGCCGGCATCGCCCGCGCTGCCGCCCGAACAGCCGGTCGCCGGCGCTCCCGGGACGATCGACGCGGCCGCGGCCGACGCCTCCGCGCCCGACATCGTCGTTACGGGCTTTCGCGCGAGCCTGACCAGCGCGCTCGGGATCAAGCGCAACCAGACGGCCGCGGTCGACGTGATCAAGGCGGAGGACATCGCCGAATTCCCCGACCTCAACCTCGCGGAGTCGCTGCAGCGCATTCCCGGCGTCGCGATCACCCGCGTCAACGGCGAAGGCCGCAGCATCGCGGTCCGCGGGCTAGGCCCCGAATATACCCGCGTCCGCATCAACGGCATGGAAGCGATCGGCACCACCGGCGGCACCGACAATTCGGGCGGCGTGAACCGCGGTCGCGGGTTCGACTTCAACATCTTCTCGTCGGACCTCTTCAATAGCCTTGCGGTCCGCAAGACCGCGACCGCCGACGTCGAGGAAGGGTCGCTCGGCGGCACCGTCGACCTGCAGATCGCGCGGCCGTTCGATTACCGCAAACCCACGGCGGTGGTGTCCGCCCAGGCGAGCTACAACGACCTGCGCAAGCGCGCGACGCCCAAATTCTCCGGCCTCATCACCGCGTCCAACCCGGAAAAGACGTTCGGCGTGCTGCTCTCGGTCGCGTACGAGGAGCGCAGCGTCCGCGAAGAGGGCGCGAACATCACGCGCTGGACCTATGGCGGGTTCAACGGCGGGTTCAACGCCGCCTCGACGCTGCCCGGCAAGACGCTCGCACAGATCAACGACGCCAATCCCGAGACCGCGCTCTACCACCCGCGCATCCCCGGGCTGGTCAGCTACGACATCTTCCAGAAGCGCCTCGGCGCCGCCGGGTCGGTGCAGTTCCAGCCGACCTCCAAGACCCTGCTCTCGATCGATGCGCTCTATTCGCGGCTCGACGGCACGCGGAAGGAGTCGCAGCTGCAGGCGATCAGCTTCAGCCGCTCGGGCACCGGCAAGCCGCAGACGACGATCCGCACCGGCGTGGTCGACGGCGACAACAACATCATCAGCGGCACCTTCGACGGCGTCGATCTGCGCACGCAGGCGCGCTACGACGAGCTGACGACCGATTTCTACCAGGTTACGGCCACGCTCGACCAGAAGATCGGCGACAGCATCAAGTTCGGCGGCGTCGTCGGCTATGCGGACTCGAAGTTCAGCAACCCGGTACAGACCACCGTCACGCTCGACGCGGCCAACACAAACAATTTCCAGTACGATTTCACGACGCGGTTCCCGCTGATCAGGCCCGGCGTCGACGTCAGCAACCCGGCGAGCTTCGGCTTCGTCAACGGCACGTCCGAGGTGCGGATCCGCCCGCAGACGGTCGACAACAGTTTCACCAACGCCAAGGGCTTCGTCGAATGGACGGTCTCGCCGGCGCTCAAGCTGAAGGCGGGCGCCGACTGGCGGCGGTTCGAATACAGCTCGACCGAGCAGCGTCGCCTGTCGGGGGAGACCGTGGTCACCACACTGACCCCGGCGCAGGTCGCAGCGGCGACGACATTGTTCTCCGGCTTCGGCAAGGGACTCGACGTCCCCGGCGGCACTCCCACAGCGTTCGTCGTCCCGGACCTGGCCAAGTTCGCCAGCCTCTACGGTATCTACAGCAACCCGCTCTATGCGACCGGCGGCATCGAGAACGCGACCGCACGCGGATCGTTCATCACCGTGCGCGAGGACGATCTGGGCGGCTGGGGGATGGGCGAGTTCAACTTCGCCGACCTGGGCGTGCCGGTCCGCGGCGACCTCGGCGTCCGCTACGTCAAGACCGACCAATATTCGACCGGCTATGCGAGCCAGGGCGCGGCGATCAACCTCGTCGCGGCGGATCGCAGCTATCATCGCTGGCTGCCGTCGGGCAATCTGGTGATGGACGTCACCGACAAGCTGCTCGTCCGCCTCGCGTCGGCCAAGACGCTGGCGCGCGCCGGCATCTCGTCGATCACGCCGGGCGGCAGCCTCAACGTGTCGGGTGGCAACCGCAGCTTCAGCAGCGGCAACCCCGACCTCAAGCCGACCGCGTCGACCAACTACGACGCGTCGATCGAATGGTATCCGACGCGCGGCGCGATCTATGCGGTGTCGGCGTTCCGCAAGGACATCGGCAGCTTCGTCCAGACGCTCAGCACCGGGGTGCCGTTCAGCGCGCTGGGGCTGCCCGCATCGCTGCTGACGGGCACCACCGCGTCGCCGACCGACGTCTTCATCGTCAGCCAGCCGGTCAATTCGAGCGGCGGCCGGTTGCAGGGGTTCGAGGTCAACATCCAGCAGCCCTTCAGCTTCCTGCCCGGCATCCTGTCGAACTTCGGCGTGCTCGCCAACTACACCTATGTGAAGTCCGACATCGATTACCTGATCTCCGCGACGAGCGCCGCGACCGTCACCGAACCGCTGATCGGGCTGTCGAAGCATGCCGCCAACGGCACGCTCTACTTCGAGACCGAGAAATTCTCGATCCGCGGCTCGGTCGCCTATCGCTCGAAATACCTGACCGCGGTCCCGGGTACCGAGGGCAACGCGTATAACGGCACCAACAGCACGACCAATTTCGACGCGCAGATGTCGTATAACGTCACCGACTCGTTGAAGCTGAGCCTCGAGGCCGTGAACCTGACCGACCAGGTCAACGACCAGTTCGTGGACGAGACCAACCGGCTCAACGTGCTGACGCACAGCGGCCGCCAGTTCTTCCTCGGTGCCCGCTACTCGTTCTAG
- a CDS encoding LysR family transcriptional regulator → MFELSQLRCFVAAAEELHFGRAALRLNMTQSPLSRQIQLLERILDVTLLERTSRQVSLTPAGRVFLIEARRIVRLAESAALSARRVAKGDAGRVAIGFTAVSGYNLVPQIVAQARAGLPNIELELREMVTTDQVDALLTGLIDIGFVRPPLDRHEFDTACVLVEPLVVALPSGDPRQSKAVLELSDFDGLPLIMYARQGAGYFHAMLMRLFEDAGVTPQYVQHVTQIHSMLGLVHAGLAAAIVPESASGLHMNDVQFRRLATTPERPVELHMAWRRDNRNPVLEPMRRLCAEMAG, encoded by the coding sequence ATGTTCGAACTCAGCCAGCTCCGTTGCTTCGTCGCCGCCGCCGAGGAACTCCATTTCGGCCGCGCGGCGCTGCGACTGAACATGACGCAGTCGCCGCTCAGCCGGCAGATCCAGCTGCTCGAGCGTATCCTCGACGTGACGTTGCTCGAACGCACCAGCCGACAGGTGTCGCTGACGCCCGCAGGCCGCGTGTTCCTGATCGAGGCGCGGCGGATCGTGCGGCTGGCGGAGAGCGCGGCATTGTCGGCGCGGCGCGTGGCGAAGGGCGATGCCGGGCGCGTTGCGATCGGCTTCACTGCGGTCTCGGGCTACAATCTCGTGCCGCAGATCGTCGCGCAGGCGCGCGCGGGCCTGCCCAATATCGAGCTCGAACTGCGCGAGATGGTGACGACCGATCAGGTCGATGCGCTGCTCACCGGGCTGATCGACATCGGCTTCGTGCGCCCGCCGCTCGACCGGCACGAGTTCGACACCGCCTGCGTGCTGGTCGAGCCGCTCGTCGTCGCGCTCCCTTCGGGCGATCCGCGCCAGTCGAAGGCGGTGCTCGAACTGTCGGATTTCGACGGGCTGCCGCTGATCATGTATGCGCGCCAGGGCGCCGGCTATTTCCACGCGATGCTGATGCGATTGTTCGAGGATGCGGGTGTGACCCCGCAGTACGTGCAGCACGTGACACAGATCCATTCGATGCTGGGGCTGGTCCATGCCGGGCTGGCGGCGGCGATCGTCCCCGAATCCGCATCGGGGCTGCACATGAACGACGTGCAGTTCCGTCGGCTCGCGACGACCCCCGAGCGCCCGGTCGAGCTGCACATGGCGTGGCGGCGCGACAACCGGAACCCGGTGCTCGAGCCGATGCGGCGGCTCTGTGCCGAGATGGCGGGGTGA
- a CDS encoding carboxylesterase/lipase family protein: MIDRRTVIAGLAATPALVAAKAAVPIATTRHGRVRGIVERGVAVFRGVRYGADTAARRFRRAVPPAAWTDVADATRYGAASPQTKAGEPTSEDCLFLNVWTPALDAARRPVMVYLHGGAHAHGSGSDPLYDGGNLVQRGDVVVVTLNHRLAALGYAYLAQLGGPAESGNVGNLDIVLALEWVRDNIAHFGGDPGRVMLFGQSGGGAKIVTLMAMPQARPLFHAAATMSGQHVTAAGPMHATARSRALMAKVGAADVAALATMPVARLVEAMAMTDPLEGKGEISFTSTLDHHVLARHPFFPDAPREAAHIPLICGNTHDETGLWIGEMLKRGDTTWANLPERLTRETTKDLAPDFVIRRYRDLYPDRTPGQILLAATTAGRSWPGHLIQAEERAKIGAPTWMYQLDFPAPEAGGVLGAFHSLDIGLVFDNTGVATARTGDGPDARRLAGRMADAFIALARTGDPNCASVPVWPRYDLARRGTMIFDRQVRVEDDPRREERLLFAVAPYIKPGG, translated from the coding sequence GTGATCGACCGGCGGACGGTGATCGCCGGGCTGGCCGCGACGCCGGCGCTGGTCGCGGCGAAAGCGGCCGTCCCGATCGCGACCACGCGGCACGGCCGGGTGCGCGGGATCGTGGAGCGCGGCGTGGCGGTGTTCCGCGGCGTGCGCTACGGCGCCGACACCGCGGCGCGCCGGTTCCGGCGCGCGGTGCCGCCTGCCGCCTGGACCGACGTCGCCGACGCCACGCGGTACGGCGCCGCGTCACCCCAGACCAAGGCCGGCGAGCCGACCAGCGAGGACTGTCTGTTCCTCAACGTCTGGACGCCTGCGCTCGATGCCGCGCGGCGACCGGTGATGGTGTATCTGCACGGTGGCGCGCATGCGCACGGCTCGGGCAGCGACCCGCTCTACGATGGCGGCAATCTCGTGCAGCGCGGCGATGTGGTCGTCGTGACGCTCAACCACCGGCTCGCCGCGCTCGGCTATGCGTATCTCGCGCAGCTGGGCGGCCCGGCGGAGTCGGGCAACGTCGGCAATCTCGACATCGTCCTCGCGCTCGAGTGGGTGCGCGACAACATCGCGCATTTCGGCGGCGATCCGGGCCGCGTCATGCTGTTCGGCCAGTCGGGCGGCGGCGCCAAGATCGTCACGCTGATGGCGATGCCGCAGGCGCGCCCGCTGTTCCACGCCGCCGCGACGATGAGCGGGCAGCACGTCACCGCCGCCGGTCCGATGCACGCCACCGCACGGTCCCGCGCGTTGATGGCGAAGGTGGGCGCGGCCGACGTCGCGGCACTGGCGACGATGCCGGTCGCGCGGCTGGTCGAGGCGATGGCGATGACCGATCCGCTGGAGGGGAAGGGCGAGATCAGCTTCACCTCGACGCTCGACCACCACGTCCTCGCGCGGCACCCGTTCTTTCCCGATGCGCCGCGGGAGGCGGCGCATATCCCGCTGATCTGCGGCAACACGCATGACGAGACCGGTCTGTGGATCGGCGAGATGCTGAAACGCGGCGACACGACCTGGGCGAACCTGCCCGAACGGCTGACGCGGGAGACGACCAAGGACCTGGCGCCCGACTTTGTCATCCGCCGGTACCGCGACCTCTATCCGGACCGTACGCCCGGGCAGATCCTGCTCGCCGCGACCACGGCGGGCCGGTCCTGGCCCGGGCATCTGATCCAGGCGGAAGAGCGCGCGAAGATCGGCGCGCCGACCTGGATGTACCAGCTGGATTTCCCTGCGCCCGAGGCGGGCGGGGTGCTCGGCGCCTTCCATTCGCTCGATATCGGCCTGGTGTTCGACAATACGGGCGTCGCGACTGCCCGGACGGGCGACGGGCCGGACGCGCGCAGGCTCGCGGGGCGGATGGCGGATGCGTTCATCGCGCTGGCGCGGACGGGGGATCCGAATTGCGCGAGCGTCCCGGTCTGGCCGCGCTACGACCTCGCACGGCGCGGCACGATGATCTTCGACCGGCAGGTCCGCGTCGAGGACGACCCGCGGCGCGAGGAACGGCTGCTGTTCGCGGTGGCGCCGTACATCAAGCCAGGCGGCTGA
- a CDS encoding MFS transporter, protein MTDTAVPGTARPAATSGPAARPTRVRYSVIALIFLITSINYADRATFSIAGSAASAELGLSPVQMGYILSAFAWAYVLAQVPGGLLLDKFGTKRVYAVAIATWSLFTATQGFVGLGFVGLVPGLSVLATLFCLRFLVGVAEAPSFPGNARIVAAWFPGAERGTASAIFNSAQYFSLVAFAPLMGWLVHSFGWRSVFYVMGVLGLLATGVFLAYIHSPIRHPQINAAELAHIEAGGGLIRMEEAVAVRAPSFTWTNIRQLLANRMLVGIYLGQYCINVLTYFFVTWFPIYLVKERGFDIMHAGFAAAAPALCGFAGGLVGGYVSDLLLRRTGSIDIARKGPLLVGMLLASLIIACVFVRSEWLIITLMAVAFFGKGVASLGWAVVSDVAPKELAGLTSGVFNMFGNVAGIVTPIVIGYIVAATGSFDWALVFVGAHCLLTIVAYFGIVGPIRRVELAK, encoded by the coding sequence ATGACCGACACCGCCGTCCCCGGCACCGCGCGTCCAGCCGCCACCAGCGGGCCCGCGGCGCGCCCGACGCGCGTGCGCTACAGCGTCATCGCGCTGATCTTCCTGATCACCTCGATCAACTATGCCGATCGCGCGACCTTCTCGATCGCGGGCAGCGCCGCCTCCGCCGAACTCGGCCTGTCGCCGGTGCAGATGGGCTATATCCTGTCGGCGTTCGCCTGGGCCTATGTGCTCGCGCAGGTGCCGGGCGGGCTGCTGCTCGACAAGTTCGGGACCAAGCGGGTCTATGCCGTCGCGATCGCGACCTGGTCGCTGTTCACCGCGACCCAAGGGTTCGTCGGACTGGGGTTCGTCGGGCTGGTGCCGGGGCTTTCGGTGCTGGCCACGCTGTTCTGCCTGCGCTTCCTGGTCGGCGTCGCGGAGGCCCCCTCCTTCCCCGGCAATGCGCGGATCGTCGCGGCCTGGTTCCCGGGCGCCGAACGCGGCACCGCGTCGGCGATCTTCAATTCGGCGCAGTATTTCTCGCTGGTGGCGTTCGCGCCGCTGATGGGGTGGCTGGTGCACAGCTTCGGCTGGCGGTCGGTCTTCTACGTGATGGGCGTGCTCGGGCTGCTCGCGACGGGCGTGTTCCTGGCCTATATCCACAGCCCGATCCGGCACCCGCAGATCAACGCCGCCGAGCTCGCGCATATCGAGGCGGGCGGCGGGCTGATCCGCATGGAGGAAGCGGTCGCGGTCCGCGCACCCTCGTTCACCTGGACCAACATCCGCCAGCTGCTCGCCAACCGCATGCTGGTCGGCATCTATCTCGGCCAATATTGCATCAACGTGCTGACCTATTTCTTCGTGACCTGGTTTCCGATCTACCTCGTCAAGGAACGCGGGTTCGACATCATGCACGCCGGCTTCGCCGCTGCCGCGCCCGCGCTGTGCGGGTTCGCGGGCGGGCTGGTCGGCGGCTATGTCTCCGACCTGCTGCTCAGGCGGACCGGCTCGATCGACATTGCCCGCAAGGGGCCGCTGCTGGTCGGCATGCTGCTCGCGAGCCTGATCATCGCCTGCGTGTTCGTACGATCGGAATGGCTGATCATCACGCTGATGGCGGTCGCGTTCTTCGGCAAGGGCGTCGCGTCGCTCGGCTGGGCGGTGGTGTCCGACGTCGCGCCCAAGGAGCTGGCGGGGCTGACCAGCGGCGTGTTCAACATGTTCGGCAACGTCGCCGGTATCGTCACGCCGATCGTCATCGGCTATATCGTCGCGGCGACCGGATCGTTCGACTGGGCGCTGGTGTTCGTCGGCGCGCACTGCCTGCTGACGATCGTCGCCTATTTCGGGATCGTCGGCCCCATCCGCCGCGTCGAGCTCGCCAAGTGA
- a CDS encoding aldo/keto reductase, whose translation MTDTTGKDLSRRSLLGAAGGLAMIPALAAAKAQPMVQGKNPHGAAALANGRRKLGTLEVSAIGLGVQNMHRTYQTTVPYRPEMLNIIRAAFDRDVTFFDTAEAYGPHENERILGDAISPFRDKVVITSKFGWNIDLVTGERRPGLNSRPEHIKAAVEGSLKRLRTDRIDLLYQHRVDPAVPIEDVAGAIKDLKAQGKVLHWGLCEMGLGTLRRAHKELPITAVQSEYSMLWRGPETDVLPLCEELGIGFVPWSPLGVGFLTGAIDAQTRYAQGDIRGGETRFAPDNIAANLALVTLLKRWAVAKQATPAQIALAWLLAQRPWIVPIPGTTQMAHMVENSGAAAVRLSAAEVVQLNAAVAAITVQGQRLPDAVLAFSGVEAPPKTAR comes from the coding sequence ATGACCGACACGACTGGAAAAGACCTTAGCCGCCGCAGTCTGCTCGGCGCAGCAGGCGGCCTGGCGATGATACCCGCACTCGCCGCCGCGAAGGCGCAACCGATGGTCCAGGGTAAAAACCCTCACGGGGCTGCTGCGTTGGCGAACGGGCGCCGCAAGCTCGGGACGCTGGAAGTGTCCGCGATCGGCCTTGGCGTCCAGAACATGCACCGCACGTATCAGACGACTGTTCCCTACCGGCCGGAGATGCTCAACATCATCCGCGCGGCGTTCGATCGCGATGTGACGTTCTTCGATACCGCCGAAGCCTATGGCCCGCATGAGAACGAACGCATTCTCGGCGATGCGATCAGCCCGTTTCGCGACAAGGTCGTGATCACATCGAAATTCGGCTGGAACATCGATCTCGTGACCGGCGAGCGCCGGCCCGGCCTGAATAGCCGGCCCGAGCACATCAAGGCTGCAGTCGAGGGCTCCCTGAAACGCCTGCGCACCGATCGGATCGACCTGTTGTATCAGCACCGCGTCGATCCGGCCGTGCCGATCGAGGACGTCGCCGGTGCGATCAAGGACCTCAAAGCGCAAGGCAAGGTACTGCATTGGGGCCTGTGCGAAATGGGCTTGGGCACGCTGCGCCGCGCGCACAAGGAACTGCCGATCACCGCGGTACAGAGCGAGTATTCGATGCTGTGGCGCGGGCCCGAAACGGATGTCCTGCCGCTGTGCGAAGAGCTTGGTATCGGCTTCGTGCCGTGGAGTCCGCTCGGGGTCGGCTTCCTGACCGGCGCGATCGACGCGCAGACACGCTACGCGCAGGGCGACATTCGCGGCGGCGAGACACGCTTCGCGCCGGATAATATCGCTGCCAACCTCGCTTTGGTCACACTGCTGAAGCGCTGGGCCGTCGCCAAGCAAGCGACGCCCGCGCAGATCGCACTCGCCTGGCTGTTGGCGCAGAGGCCATGGATCGTGCCCATTCCCGGCACGACCCAGATGGCACACATGGTCGAGAACAGCGGTGCGGCCGCGGTCCGGCTTTCGGCGGCCGAAGTCGTGCAACTGAACGCTGCCGTCGCCGCGATCACAGTGCAGGGTCAGCGCCTGCCCGACGCCGTGCTCGCTTTTTCGGGCGTGGAAGCGCCGCCGAAAACTGCGCGCTGA
- a CDS encoding MFS transporter encodes MLDISVVLTGLPKIQQQLGFSETNLAWVQSAYTLTFGSFLLLGARAGDILGRRRMFMTGLAIFTLASLAIGASPSAAWMLSWRAIQGLGAAILAPSTLALLQNNFPEGPERTRAVSYYAAAAGASATVGLVLGGILAEWVSWRAGFYVNLPIGICLILATRRYISETPRHAGTLDIAGAVTSALWMSGLVYGFIRSAETGWGDVVTQATVGAAVILLAAFIAIERKASQPILPLRVFDSRVRSGAYSARVLYLAAMVGFFFFTTLYLQEVAGYSPAITGLAFVPATILHVPSQSPYRAWSSATVQTPYS; translated from the coding sequence GTGCTGGATATTTCGGTCGTGCTCACGGGCCTGCCGAAAATCCAGCAGCAGCTCGGCTTTTCCGAAACAAACCTCGCCTGGGTGCAGAGCGCCTATACGCTGACGTTCGGCAGTTTCCTGCTGCTCGGCGCGCGTGCCGGAGACATTCTTGGTCGCCGGCGGATGTTCATGACCGGGCTGGCGATCTTCACGCTCGCCTCGCTGGCGATCGGCGCGTCGCCATCGGCGGCCTGGATGCTGAGCTGGCGGGCGATCCAGGGGCTTGGTGCCGCGATTCTCGCGCCCTCGACGCTCGCGCTCCTGCAGAATAATTTCCCCGAGGGTCCGGAGCGCACCCGGGCGGTCTCCTATTATGCCGCGGCGGCCGGCGCCTCGGCAACGGTAGGACTCGTGCTGGGCGGCATTCTCGCCGAATGGGTGTCGTGGCGCGCAGGGTTCTACGTCAACCTGCCGATCGGAATTTGCCTGATCCTCGCGACGCGGCGCTACATCAGCGAGACGCCGCGCCATGCCGGCACGCTCGATATCGCCGGCGCGGTGACGTCGGCGCTCTGGATGAGCGGGCTCGTCTATGGCTTCATCCGTTCGGCCGAAACCGGCTGGGGCGACGTGGTAACGCAGGCGACCGTCGGCGCGGCCGTCATACTGCTGGCGGCCTTCATCGCCATCGAACGCAAGGCCTCCCAGCCGATCCTGCCGCTGCGCGTTTTCGACAGCCGCGTCCGCTCGGGCGCCTATTCCGCGCGCGTTCTCTATCTCGCCGCAATGGTCGGGTTCTTCTTCTTCACGACGCTCTATCTGCAGGAGGTGGCAGGCTACAGCCCGGCGATCACGGGGCTCGCTTTCGTGCCCGCGACGATCCTGCACGTCCCTTCGCAATCGCCGTACCGCGCTTGGTCAAGCGCTACAGTCCAAACGCCCTACTCGTGA
- the kdgD gene encoding 5-dehydro-4-deoxyglucarate dehydratase, which yields MDPVHMAQRLGSGLLSFPVTHFDADGAFLEDPYRAHCAWMLEHELSGLFAAGGTGEFFSLTPAEVAQVVAAAVEVADGRLPVISGCGYGTAIATGIARDAEKAGADGLLLLPPYLVGSKQEGLAAHIDAVCKATGLGVIVYNRDNAVVDDETLAGLCDRNPNLVGYKDGVGDIELMTRIYARMGDRLTYIGGLPTAETFAVPYLTMGVTTYSSAIFNFMPEWALAFYKAVRADDRVTVMNQLRDFVLPYISLRNQGRGYAVSIVKAGMRIVGRDSGPVRSPLTDLSAAEDAQLRALIERASPQALAEAA from the coding sequence ATGGACCCCGTGCATATGGCACAGCGACTGGGAAGCGGCCTGCTGTCGTTCCCGGTCACGCATTTCGATGCGGACGGCGCGTTTCTCGAAGACCCTTACCGCGCGCATTGCGCCTGGATGCTCGAACACGAACTGTCGGGGCTGTTCGCCGCGGGCGGCACCGGGGAGTTCTTCTCGCTGACGCCGGCCGAGGTCGCGCAGGTGGTCGCGGCCGCGGTCGAGGTCGCCGACGGGCGGCTGCCGGTCATCTCGGGCTGCGGCTACGGCACGGCGATCGCCACCGGCATCGCGCGCGATGCGGAGAAGGCCGGCGCCGACGGACTGCTGCTGCTGCCGCCTTATCTGGTCGGATCGAAGCAGGAGGGGCTCGCCGCGCATATCGACGCGGTGTGCAAGGCGACCGGGCTCGGCGTGATCGTCTACAACCGCGACAACGCCGTGGTCGACGACGAGACGCTTGCCGGGCTGTGCGATCGCAACCCCAATCTCGTCGGCTACAAGGACGGCGTCGGCGACATCGAGCTGATGACGCGCATCTATGCACGGATGGGCGACCGGCTGACCTATATCGGCGGGCTGCCGACCGCGGAGACCTTCGCGGTGCCGTATCTGACGATGGGCGTGACGACCTATTCGTCGGCGATCTTCAACTTCATGCCCGAATGGGCGCTGGCCTTCTACAAGGCGGTGCGCGCCGACGATCGCGTCACGGTGATGAACCAGCTGCGCGATTTCGTGCTGCCCTATATCAGCCTGCGCAACCAGGGCCGCGGCTATGCGGTGTCGATCGTCAAGGCGGGGATGCGGATCGTCGGCCGCGATTCCGGTCCGGTCCGCTCGCCGCTCACCGACCTGTCGGCAGCCGAGGACGCACAGTTGCGCGCGCTGATCGAACGCGCGAGCCCGCAGGCCCTCGCCGAGGCGGCATGA
- a CDS encoding LysR family transcriptional regulator, producing the protein MSTENFNTLAAFAAVARERSFTRAAAKLGVSQSALSQTVKNLEERVGMRLLTRTTRSVAPTEVGERLLQMVAPRFEEIELELAALSELRDKPAGTIRITSGEHPATTVLQAGLARFLPDYPDINVEVIIDYGLADIVAQGFDAGIRLGEQVAKDMVAVRIGPDMRMAVVGAPAYFARHSVPQTPSDLTVHNCINLRLPTYGGLYAWEFEKEGRELNVRVEGQLVFNNSGQRLLSALQGLGLAYMPEDQAVEHITAGRLVRVLEDWCEPFSGYHLYYPSRRHHSPAFSILVEALRYRG; encoded by the coding sequence ATGTCGACCGAGAATTTCAACACGCTCGCGGCTTTTGCCGCCGTCGCGCGCGAGCGCAGTTTCACCCGGGCCGCCGCCAAACTCGGTGTCTCGCAATCGGCGCTGAGTCAGACGGTCAAGAATCTCGAGGAACGCGTGGGCATGCGGCTGCTTACCCGCACGACGCGCAGCGTTGCGCCGACCGAAGTCGGCGAGCGCCTGTTGCAGATGGTCGCACCACGGTTCGAGGAGATCGAACTGGAACTGGCAGCGCTCAGCGAACTGCGCGACAAGCCCGCGGGAACGATCCGGATCACCTCGGGCGAACACCCCGCGACGACGGTATTGCAGGCCGGCCTGGCAAGATTTCTGCCGGATTATCCCGATATCAACGTCGAGGTCATCATCGACTATGGTCTCGCTGATATCGTCGCCCAGGGGTTCGATGCCGGGATCCGGCTGGGCGAGCAGGTCGCCAAGGACATGGTGGCGGTACGGATCGGCCCGGACATGCGCATGGCAGTGGTCGGGGCACCGGCCTATTTCGCGCGCCACTCAGTTCCGCAAACGCCCAGTGACCTGACCGTGCACAATTGTATCAACCTGCGATTGCCGACCTATGGCGGCCTGTACGCCTGGGAATTCGAGAAGGAGGGCCGGGAGCTCAACGTCCGCGTCGAAGGGCAATTGGTGTTCAACAACAGTGGCCAGCGGCTGTTATCGGCGCTTCAGGGACTGGGTCTCGCCTATATGCCCGAAGACCAGGCGGTGGAGCACATCACCGCCGGGCGGCTGGTGCGTGTCCTGGAGGATTGGTGCGAGCCGTTCTCCGGCTATCATCTCTATTATCCCAGCCGCCGGCATCACTCACCGGCGTTTTCGATCTTGGTCGAAGCGCTGCGATATCGTGGCTGA